From one Microbulbifer sp. A4B17 genomic stretch:
- a CDS encoding DUF5992 family protein, whose protein sequence is MKKALLLFCALCSVNGWASGGYIAQSVEITAVANTAANGMSFTVKTANGNGLCSGESITFPLSVAGNAGNNEEIHGRAYAALPLLR, encoded by the coding sequence ATGAAGAAGGCGTTGCTATTATTTTGTGCCCTGTGTTCGGTAAATGGATGGGCTTCCGGTGGATATATAGCCCAAAGTGTTGAGATTACGGCAGTCGCAAATACCGCAGCAAACGGTATGTCGTTTACGGTGAAGACTGCTAATGGTAATGGCTTGTGTAGCGGTGAGTCCATAACCTTTCCGTTATCAGTGGCAGGTAATGCAGGGAATAATGAAGAGATTCATGGTCGGGCTTACGCCGCTCTGCCCTTACTGCGCTGA
- the csrA gene encoding carbon storage regulator CsrA has translation MLILKRRTGENLRIGTNISVTVLEVKGSQVKIGINAPKSLPVYREEIYVRIRRNNK, from the coding sequence ATGTTGATTTTAAAGCGCCGGACCGGCGAGAACTTAAGAATTGGAACCAATATCTCAGTTACAGTATTGGAGGTCAAAGGCAGTCAAGTGAAGATAGGGATCAATGCCCCCAAATCCCTGCCTGTTTACCGCGAAGAAATTTATGTGCGTATCAGGAGGAATAACAAGTGA
- a CDS encoding SMI1/KNR4 family protein gives MDFEAFKELVEKTKNDHPVWFGMESDESPNEAAVAVAEEKLGAKLPADYKNFIFKYGGGYFAFSNVFSLDDSSDWHLVDINYKYDAIRSGHVLISENGSGDFYGFKVVDGICEPKIYFYDHEVETWQESPYSNLFDYLEKFALSN, from the coding sequence ATGGATTTCGAAGCTTTTAAAGAGTTAGTAGAGAAAACAAAAAATGACCATCCTGTTTGGTTTGGAATGGAATCAGATGAAAGTCCCAATGAAGCAGCCGTAGCTGTAGCTGAAGAGAAGCTTGGTGCCAAGCTTCCTGCCGACTATAAGAATTTCATCTTTAAGTACGGTGGAGGATATTTTGCATTTTCTAACGTGTTTTCTCTAGACGATAGTAGCGACTGGCATTTGGTCGATATTAATTATAAGTATGATGCAATTCGTAGTGGTCATGTGTTGATTTCGGAAAATGGTTCCGGCGATTTTTATGGGTTTAAGGTCGTTGATGGTATTTGTGAGCCAAAAATATATTTCTATGATCACGAAGTAGAGACATGGCAGGAGTCACCATATAGCAACCTCTTTGACTACTTGGAGAAGTTTGCGCTCTCTAACTAA